TCCTTCGGGAGGCCGGAGGCGGGGGCGCCGCTCCAGCTCTCGTCGACCGCGTTGTCGCAGTCGGTCTTCTTCGGGGTGCCGGAGAAGGACGTGTTCGCGAAGAACTGACGCTTGAACACCGGGGAGGCGCACGACACCGCCGCAGAGGCGGGGGCCGTCGTCACGGCGAGCAGGCTGCCGGCGGTGGCGAGCACGACGGCGGCGGCTGTCGCCGGGGCCGTGCGTCTGGCTGACTTCATTCGGTCCTCTGGTCGTACGGGGAGCAGCAGTTGTGGGGCTGCCGTGATCACGACTCGCGAGGTGTGAAGTTGGTTGTACTAGTGTTCGTGCCAATTCTTCACACCATCGGCGGAGAGTGGCGTTGCGCACTCGTTAAGTGATTCCGCTTGACGTCGGTGGGCGCCGCCGCGTTGGCTTTTCAGTCACATGGGCCGCAACGCCGCGCCCACGTCCTTAAAGCACCAGAAGTGAGCAGCCCCATGCGTCGTATCGCCATAGCCGTGGCAGCGTCCACGATGACCTTCTCGCTGGCCGCCTGCGGGGCGCTCGGCGCCGCGAGCGGGAGCGAGGCGAGCCCGACCAAGGGCAACGACGTCACCGTGGGTGTGCTGATGCCGGAGAAGACGAACACCCGTTACGAGGAGTTCGACTACCCGATCATCCAGAAGAAGGTCGCCCAGCTCACGAACAAGCAGGGCAAGACCATCTACGCCAACGGCGAGGCCAGCGCCAAGAAGCAGGCCACGCAGATGCAGCAGATGATCGACGAGAAGGTCGACGTGATCCTGCTGGACGCGGTGGACTCGCACGCCATCGCGGGCATGGTGAAGAAGGCCAAGGACGCGGGCATCCCGGTCATCGCCTACGACCGGCTCGCCGAGGGTCCGATCGACGCGTACGTCTCCTTCGACAACGAACTCGTCGGTGAGGTGCAGGGCCGCTCCCTCGTCGAGGCGATCGGCTCGAACATCGACACCTCCGACAAGATCGTCATGATCAACGGCTCGCCGTCCGACCCGAACGCCGGACAGTTCAAGGCGGGTGCGATGTCCGAGCTCAACGGCAAGGTGACGATCGCCGAGTCGTACGACGTGGACGGCTGGAAGCCGGAGATCGCCCAGAAGGACATGTCCCGGGCGATCAGCGCGCTCGGCAAGGGCAACATCAAGGCCGTCTACTCCGCCAACGACGCCATGGCCGGCGCCGCCATCCAGGCGATGGAGGCCGCGGGCATGACCAGCCTCCCGCCGATCACCGGCCAGGACGCGGAGCTGCCCGCGGTGCAGCGGATCCTCTCGGGCGAGCAGTACATGAGCGTCTACAAGCCGTACCCGGGCGAGGCCGAGGCCGCCGCCGAGATGGCCGTGATGAAGATCCAGGGCAAGTCGATCCAGTTCGACGCGCTCGCCACGGACAGCGTCGACAGCCCCACGAACAAGGACATCCCGGCGCAGCTCGTCCAGGTCGTCGCCCTGACGAAGGACAACATCAAGAGCACGGTCGTCAAGGACGGCATCTACACGATCAAGGACATCTGCACCGCGGAGTACAAGAGCGCCTGCGCGGCGGCGGGCCTGAAGTAGCCCCGCCGGGGCGGAGGGGGACCCCGGAGCCCCTCCGCAGTCCCGGTCAGGCCACCCGCGTGAACTCCACCGTCACCTCCGGCGGTCCTCCCGGCACGCCCCGGTAGATGCCCTTGTGCGGCGTCACGTCGTCGTAGTCGCGCCCCCGTGCCACCACCACGTGGGACTCGTCGGCCCGGACCCGGTTGGTGGGGTCGTAGGCGCACCAGTCGCCCGCCCAGTACTCGATCCAGGCGTGGCTCTCCCCGGCGACGGGCCGGTGGAGTTCGGCGTCGCGTTCCGGGTGGAGGTAGCCGGAGACATAGCGGGCCGGGAGGCCGGCGCCGCGCAGCAGGGCGATGGTGAGATGGGTGATGTCCTGGCAGACGCCGGCGCCCTGCTCCCAGGCCTCCGCGGGCGAGGTGTTCACGCTGGTCGCGCCGGGCAGGTACGTCACCCGGTCGGCGACCAGCTCCGACACCGCGACCGCCGTCTCGTGCGGGTCGAGGCCGGCCGCAGCCTTCCGGGCCTTCTTGACCAGCTTCGGCGGGACCGTCGTACGGCCCGTCGGGCCGGCGAACTCCAACAGGCGGGTCCGCGCGATGCGTTCGGCCACCTCGTCCCAGGTGGGCGGGGCCGGCAGCGGTTCCGGACGGGACGTCTCGACCAGGCTGGAGGCGGTGATGGTGAGATGGCCGTGCGGGTCCGTCAGGTCGAAGGCGGTGACCTGGGTGCCCCAGTAGTCCCAGTACGACCAGGTGGGCGTCGCCGGGCTGACGGTGACCCGGGCGTCCAGGGTGGTCTGGGCGGGCAGCGTCAGCGGGGTCATGCGGACCTCGTTGTGGGACGAGGCCGCGGGCTGGGCGTACGAGACGTTCGTGACGTGATTGATCCGGAGGCGGCTGGTCATGCTCACGCTCCTTCCTGGGCCCACTCGACGGGCCCCTGGTACGGGAAGAACCGCTCCGCGACCGCCTCCGCGGAGGCCATGCAGGCGGTCTGCAGGTCACCCAGCAGAAGGGGGAGTTGATCCTCCAGGGCGTGCAGGTCGAGGTATTCGAGACGGGTGCGCATCCGGCCGATCGGGCGGCGCGCGGGGTCCTGGCGGGGGCGGCCGAGCGCGGTCAGGCACTCCTCGGCCGTGGTCAGCGCGTGCAGCGCGGAGCGCGGGAAGTCCCGGTCCAGGAGCAGGAACTCGGCCACGCGCGGGGTGTCGCCGAAACCGCTGTACACGCGTGCGTACGCCTCGTCGGCGCCCGAAGCGCTCAGCAGGGTCGGCCAGTCGGGCGCGTGGTCCGCGTCCAGGACCCGGACCGACAGCAGCCGCACGGTCATGTCCACCCGTTCCAGGCTCCGGCCGAGCACCACGAAACGCCAGCTGTCGTCGCGGCTCATGGTGGAGTCGGTGAGCCCGAAGAAGAGCGCCGAGCGGCGCCGTACGAGCTCCAGATAGGCGTAGGGGCCCGTACGGCGGGCCGCGAGGCGCTGGTCGGCGAGGGCGTGCCAGGTGGAGTTCAGGCACTCCCACATCTCCGAGGAGACCGCCTCACGGGCACTGCGCGCGTTGAGCCGGGCCGCGCCGAGCGCGCCCTCGATGGAGCAGGTCGAGCGGGCGTCGAAGGCGAGCTGGTCGAGGACCTGCTGCATGTCCACGCGGGTGCCGCCCGCGTCGACGCCGAGGATCGCGTACAGCGACCGGCAGGCCACGTCCTGGTCGCGCCAGGGGTCCTCCAGCATCCGGTGGAGGTAGGCGTCGAGGATCCGGCCCGTGGCGTCCGCCCGCTCGACGTACCGGCCGGTCCAGATGAGTGCCTCGGCTATCCGGGAGAGGATCACGTCGTTCACTGCTGCTGCGCCCCTTCCTGCGCGACGGTGGGGGTGCCGTCTGGACCGTGCTGACGTGGGGCGATGTCGAAGCGGGCGGTCCCGTTCGCGGGCGTGGGCGGC
This is a stretch of genomic DNA from Streptomyces sp. NBC_00285. It encodes these proteins:
- a CDS encoding sugar ABC transporter substrate-binding protein → MRRIAIAVAASTMTFSLAACGALGAASGSEASPTKGNDVTVGVLMPEKTNTRYEEFDYPIIQKKVAQLTNKQGKTIYANGEASAKKQATQMQQMIDEKVDVILLDAVDSHAIAGMVKKAKDAGIPVIAYDRLAEGPIDAYVSFDNELVGEVQGRSLVEAIGSNIDTSDKIVMINGSPSDPNAGQFKAGAMSELNGKVTIAESYDVDGWKPEIAQKDMSRAISALGKGNIKAVYSANDAMAGAAIQAMEAAGMTSLPPITGQDAELPAVQRILSGEQYMSVYKPYPGEAEAAAEMAVMKIQGKSIQFDALATDSVDSPTNKDIPAQLVQVVALTKDNIKSTVVKDGIYTIKDICTAEYKSACAAAGLK
- a CDS encoding transglutaminase family protein yields the protein MTSRLRINHVTNVSYAQPAASSHNEVRMTPLTLPAQTTLDARVTVSPATPTWSYWDYWGTQVTAFDLTDPHGHLTITASSLVETSRPEPLPAPPTWDEVAERIARTRLLEFAGPTGRTTVPPKLVKKARKAAAGLDPHETAVAVSELVADRVTYLPGATSVNTSPAEAWEQGAGVCQDITHLTIALLRGAGLPARYVSGYLHPERDAELHRPVAGESHAWIEYWAGDWCAYDPTNRVRADESHVVVARGRDYDDVTPHKGIYRGVPGGPPEVTVEFTRVA
- a CDS encoding alpha-E domain-containing protein codes for the protein MNDVILSRIAEALIWTGRYVERADATGRILDAYLHRMLEDPWRDQDVACRSLYAILGVDAGGTRVDMQQVLDQLAFDARSTCSIEGALGAARLNARSAREAVSSEMWECLNSTWHALADQRLAARRTGPYAYLELVRRRSALFFGLTDSTMSRDDSWRFVVLGRSLERVDMTVRLLSVRVLDADHAPDWPTLLSASGADEAYARVYSGFGDTPRVAEFLLLDRDFPRSALHALTTAEECLTALGRPRQDPARRPIGRMRTRLEYLDLHALEDQLPLLLGDLQTACMASAEAVAERFFPYQGPVEWAQEGA